ttttttttataaatttttagattaaatcaCAGCTAAATTTTGCGTAGATaagtatgatttatatattaaatataaaaaaaaaagtgatttaaaACCAAATTTCTATATAGTATGCATACATGCTTCTGCTACAAATGAGCTCATATTGGtcattgttaaattttttttttttttaaaatctttttctcAATGGAAAATAATGAACTTTTggacaaactaaataaaagccTAGTTAATTAAAATGGAACCACCAGTTTCTCAGTCTgggaagaaaatattaaaatatgtaagTTTGAATGGCATCTCTTATAATTGATCACCGTTGATGAATCTTCCTTCTTAGTCAGATGATGAGcattcaaaaaaattgaaacgaCTTGTCATTTGCATTTTGCTCGATTGTTATTATCTTTCTTCATAGATTTGTGTGGAGAGTACTGTTTCTCTGCATGGTTGAGTTAATAAAAAAGGGACAAAGTGGGTGAGTGTCCAGTGATGGATTTAAGCCAAAGTCTAATTGAAACAAAGGCTATTCTGAGTTCTGTGCCTCACTTGAATAGTAAACTGTAACACCGAAAAAGGTATATAGTAATATAACATCCTGATCTATATAACCTAACATACAATTCTTTACGATTTTATTTAAACAcatattaatagtttagaaacttataaattatttaattagtgttCTCTTGATATTTTTAGGTAATGTGAGATATACATACATacccaatattttttttatattttgtctcTATAAGATTTGTATAAAACTCTTACAAGTAATGTTAAAGAAAGAGAATAATTgttagaaaagaagaaaataaagaattatcagaaaaaaaaaaaatcatttacaaAGGTAAACTCTCACACTAATGTTGATcatgagtcaaactcgaatttgacaaattgaaattgttttaaCTCAAGCTTAACATATTCGATTTGAATAATAAGTTGCATTGAGGCCATTCATTATGATGGAATGTCAGCAACAAGTGTGTCACCTTAACTTCTATTAGGTACAAACAAGACCTTCTCAATTGTACACTTTCAATTCATCAAACTCTCCATTATTTATCCAAATTTCAAAGTACTTTTCACAGTTTTTTGAGGATGGGAAATCTATTTATGCTGGCTCTTGAAATCCAGCTGGTGGAATTTGTACATTGAGAAGAGATGGATGTAATGTAATATGAATTCAATTTGTCAATGTTTGGTGATCAAATCAGTTTGTGTCCATCAACAAGGAAACACAATAAAGGCAGGAGCAGTACCCCcctttgttatataattttatatcttttaaatatttgaattggtCAATAATGATTAGGTTCAGATTCTGATTGAGCCAGCTTAGTCTTTGCTCAAAGATTAATTCGaataactcaaactcaaattaggaTAATAATCTTAACTAGAGTTAAAGTCAAGTTAACTTACATTTAGTAAGTGGTCAGAGAAGTTGattgaaaatttatctttttcaaaCAACTTTTCTCCTTCTCCGATTTCTTTTAAAGTGgttttttatcttcatcatcgTTAAAGACCCTATGTCTTCTTTTTCAACACTTTCCATTAATATaagatcaaactcaaactagcttttttagatttaaaataaattcgaattaactTTTATTTGGGCTTGGTGAATCCACCCCATTAATAATGatgctttcttttttaattaaacccATGTGTCGAGCCCACCACAAAACCCTTAAACACCATCCAAAGTTTATGGGCCCATCAAGCTTCTTCCGAAGGCCCATAATCTAGCGGTTCATCTTTTGGGCCAAAAAGGAAGCGCAATATGACCATGAACTTCAACGGGCTCAGTCAAACTTCCTCTGCAAGATTGTCTAATGCAGGTTTTCACTTATTTACAGTGTCAACTCTGTTCCCGGGAAATTGAAAAAACCTAAAAGTAAAAGAAAggatttttgtataattatgcGAAAAGATTGAGTCACAGAGAGTTGAATGTTGGTGTTAGATTGATATGGAAGATAGAAAAGAGTGTTGCAGGTGCAGAGAATTGGAAGTTGAgattgagaagaagaagagtgagTACAAAACTCTGGAGgccaagtttaaaaagttagaaGAAAAGGTGAAGACTTTGAAGAGGAGAAAGGACGGAAAGAGAAAGCTTTCTGGAATTGTGGACTTGACtggagatgatgatgaagaagaagaagaagaagagagggtGATTGAGCTGATGATCGAGAACAGTGTTTTGGAATGTGAAAAGAAAAAGGCTGAGTCTGAAGTTGAGTTCCTGAAGCAAAAGTTGAGGGAAATGGAGATTAATTTCAGTGAAGCAGTTGAAGATAAACCCATGAATAATTCAGTTTCAggtacaaaaatatataattttttagttgcaATCTTTATTCCATTTATGTTTTGATATGGAATTATTGTTTCTCTTGCGTTGTGATAGCATCAGTCTGTGTTTAATTTTACTTGTTGAAATAAGTCTATTGGCATATGAAACTGGGATGTGTTGAATAATGAATGGTGACAGTTTGTGCAGAATAATATCTTAAGCTgcattttatgtttttgcttGGATGGCAGAAACTCCTCATAATGGCACAGTTTCTGAGCATGTTACTTGTCCTAAAGGAGATGAGGGAGGTCTCAGTTCAAAATCTAAAGTGGCATCATCTAGAAGACAAGTCAGAAAACATCTGGCATTTGATGAAGGGCAAAGTCCAGGCAAGAAAATAGCTCCATCGACGCCTAGCGTTGCTAGAACTGCTTCTCTGGGAATAATTGATGTGTGTGACAGTGATGAAGAACCTTATATGGCACATGTTGGAATACCTTCTGTCGATACACAGGGAAATAGAAATGTTGGCCTTCCAACTGATCATGCATTAGAAGGATTTGTGGGTAGTGATAAGGGGACTTCTAACAGAAGTGGGAAAAGGGCTCTTTTTAAGCACTGCCATGAGGAGGACACGACTGGTTTTGAGGATGATATCTCATTTATTTCGCCTCCTAAAAGAAAACGAGCTTCTAATGTTGTTACTAGTGATACAGAGAGTGAtgataaaaatgatgattttccCATCGGTAAACTCAGGAGGCTGCATCTTCATGAAATAATTTCTGATCAAGTTCCTTCTGAAATGAATAGTTGTTCTGCGACTACTGCTGCTCCTGGAGCTGACAACATCACAAATCCCAAAACTCCTGCAAGGCGACGCCTGGTGTCATTGAAAAAGTGCTTAGAAAAGAGTGGGGTAGCAGAAGGTTCTTCAAGTAAGAGTAATGAAACTGAATGTCAACGTGGAATTCATACAGCTGAGGCTCTTTCAGATGATATATCGGAAGAGGATGGATCAGAGAGTGAGGGTGAGAGCTTGAATGGATTTATTGTGGAAAGCTCTGAAGTTTCAGATGTTGATGATGCTTCTAGTGAGACTATAGATGAATCCGATGACAATGAGGACTTTCATGATGTTTTATCTAGACTTAGAAGGAGCAAAGGTAAGAAATTGGAGTGGGAGTTTGAAGGAGACATGCTTGCAGCCTTTGGTAAGGATGCTGAACTGTGCATGAAGGCTGTATGTGCCCTTTATCGACAACAAACTCATGAAGAAAAAGCAAGCAAGGGATCTCTGGTCTACAATCACAGGGGTTTCAGCAAATTTGATGCACCCAGGTATGGATTTCCATATTTCCAGTCATGGTTAGTTCTTGAAGTAGCTGAACAGCAAATCAGCCACACTCATGCATTTAGTCATTACTTATGAACACTGTTATTCATGGTCGGAAAAAGTAAACTGGTAATGTGATTTAGATTCTTTTATAGACTTCAATGAAAATTGGTAATGTGATGTAGAATCAGCTTGTTTTCTCTTAAACTTTTTGTCACTTCCTGCACATGTGGATTGAAGGTATGAATTTCCTCGCTTTTAACAAGACAAATGTCGCTTGAGTTCTGAGAAAAGTTTCCCTATCAGTTCTCCCATATCAATACATCTGTCTGAATTAAGTGGTTGTTAATTCCATGATTTAACAACCCCCATAAATTCTTTCCTTTGCCACTGAAAAATGTTAGGatcatatataattgaaatttagtTCGACTCCAAACCGCAAATGTCAGTATGGCCCGAATGTTGTGCAAAATGCAAAAGCTTTTCAACCAGCATGCATTTAAAGCCAGCAGTCTAATTTTAGGGTCTCTCCCCTGCAGAACTCTAACTTCCTCAAATTAGTGATTTATAGAAACACCCTAGCATTTAGACCTTTATAATGTGGGGAGTGCCACTGCTCTGTATGGGGTAATAATTTTCCTGTAATGTTTTTGTTAGCAAATTGACAAGTCTATGTTCTTGATGTGCAAACGATGAGGAGATGCTAATTCCAATGCAATATATTTCTATATCTGCTTAGTGGGATCATTATAGCTAGCTGGGCTTAATTTTCCAAATATGTTAAATCTCAGTTGTTTTAAACTTGTTCTTTCTGAAATCTCTACTCTCTTTCTGATAGGGGCACTACTCTGGCTGAGTTTCTCACTGGGGGAGATCCACAAGGCAATCTGAAAAAATCTGTCAAGCAGTTGGAAGAGCATGACCATAAGGGAGTTGAGATGTGCAGAACGTTCGCAACTCACTACTCCAAGCAGTTGTTTGAGATCTACAAGAACAAGGAGGATCCTCTCTTTTTCCCTTGAGTTGCCCTGCCACTGCTTCAGATTCGAAAATATTACGAATCAGAGAACTGCATCTGGAAACCAAGTCGCAGAGAATGGCATTTCGTAATTTTTTTCCATTCACTGCATTGTATAATAATTAGTTTACTCAGATATGGCTTGTATTTCTAATATTACCGTAGAAACACAACGCAATGGTGTATTTGTGTGTATATGTTCCtattatat
The genomic region above belongs to Mangifera indica cultivar Alphonso chromosome 15, CATAS_Mindica_2.1, whole genome shotgun sequence and contains:
- the LOC123197159 gene encoding uncharacterized protein LOC123197159, translating into MEDRKECCRCRELEVEIEKKKSEYKTLEAKFKKLEEKVKTLKRRKDGKRKLSGIVDLTGDDDEEEEEEERVIELMIENSVLECEKKKAESEVEFLKQKLREMEINFSEAVEDKPMNNSVSETPHNGTVSEHVTCPKGDEGGLSSKSKVASSRRQVRKHLAFDEGQSPGKKIAPSTPSVARTASLGIIDVCDSDEEPYMAHVGIPSVDTQGNRNVGLPTDHALEGFVGSDKGTSNRSGKRALFKHCHEEDTTGFEDDISFISPPKRKRASNVVTSDTESDDKNDDFPIGKLRRLHLHEIISDQVPSEMNSCSATTAAPGADNITNPKTPARRRLVSLKKCLEKSGVAEGSSSKSNETECQRGIHTAEALSDDISEEDGSESEGESLNGFIVESSEVSDVDDASSETIDESDDNEDFHDVLSRLRRSKGKKLEWEFEGDMLAAFGKDAELCMKAVCALYRQQTHEEKASKGSLVYNHRGFSKFDAPRGTTLAEFLTGGDPQGNLKKSVKQLEEHDHKGVEMCRTFATHYSKQLFEIYKNKEDPLFFP